From Dreissena polymorpha isolate Duluth1 chromosome 15, UMN_Dpol_1.0, whole genome shotgun sequence, a single genomic window includes:
- the LOC127860084 gene encoding SWI/SNF complex subunit SMARCC2-like isoform X2, translated as MAVQRKKDGTPNTKFFESVETIAQFDSVRTWLHKNCKKYTQADPPTNKSLSSLVLQLLQFQEEAFGKSVSNPPLTKLPMKCFLDFKPCGALCQILAAVFKFKTDQGWRRMDFQSPSRMDRNVEMFMQIMKSLQTNKCHVQPNICIKSTLDKPLISRLRDIIKRHQGLITDNEDEATHIIHGMPSAASTEEEWCRPVLKRDRHALVHFWYTPDSYDTWMPDLGCEQEPEPAWSQSGAWEVTARWLLDLEEYNEWMNEEDYLAEEEYETKKIKKKFPTKYTMDDLTGDERSKKKKRKRSPSPVQEKKSKRKGSRQSMAGSSVKKGRRDDEEEDLTADMEDPTPEPNIQEVPLSKTAPRSSKDSELQPLKGGTVVDMEEEQAQQAGEGGHTDEPTDAGETKGDKDEVEDSVTEQTHHIIIPSYASWFDYNGINAIERRALPEFFNGKNKSKSPEVYLAYRNFMLDTYRLNPMEYLTSTACRRNLAGDVCAIMRVHAFLEQWGLVNYQVDSESRPTGMGPPPTSHFHILADTPSGLQPVNPPRVNQPSAAKQIVNFDEGKDGDYKKDIPNFGLRTDIYGKKNKDKGSATRTRDWTDQETLLLLEALEMYKDDWNKVSEHVGSRTQDECILQFLRLPIEDPYLEEDMGHLGPLTYQPLPFSQAGNPVMSTVAFLASTVDPRVASSAAKAALETFSKMKDEVPPGLIDAHVKTVEKAIAEGQDVGPEFGLEQTGIAGTAPDEDGRLVQYRPLLGHGAGTAPDEDGRLVQYRPLIGHGAGTAPDEDGEKKEEDKDKPDGEVKSEGDTSEVKKEPMETEDGEKKDDSAKETDKTEEAKQGDKGEDGKAGDKAEGEVSKEGEGKEVVRRIDDKDKGNIATAAAAALSAAAVKAKHLAAVEERKIKSLVALLVETQMKKLEIKLRHFDELEAIMDREREALELQRQQLLQERQQFHMEQVRAAEYRARQIAMQQLSTEPKHAPQLGAGDGTGVTLAPVITTTSLGQPYPTSGSPMTPMGPSAQQGSPAPHSSHLPKVDMSQGDGDSNASEPMDTQLPPSSAVPAT; from the exons TACACTCAAGCGGACCCACCAACCAATAAAAGCTTATCAAGTTTGGTGCTGCAGCTTTTGCAGTTCCAGGAAGAAGCATTTGGCAAATCAGTCAGCAATCCACCATTAACAAAGTTGCCT ATGAAATGTTTCCTGGACTTTAAACCGTGTGGTGCACTTTGTCAAATTCTTGCTGCTGTTTTCAAGTTCAAAACAGACCAAGGATG GAGGAGAATGGACTTCCAGTCCCCGTCTCGTATGGACCGCAACGTAGAGATGTTCATGCAGATAATGAAGTCCCTGCAGACCAACAAGTGCCATGTGCAGCCCAACATCTGCATCAAGTCGACACTGGACAAGCCCCTGATCTCGCGGCTACGAGACATCATCAAGAGACACCAGGGGCTGATCACTGACAATGAGGACGAGGCTACACATATCATCCATGGAATGCCTTCTGCAGCCAGTACAGAGG AGGAATGGTGTCGCCCAGTGTTGAAAAGGGACAGACATGCCCTTGTTCACTTCTGGTACACTCCAGACAG CTATGACACATGGATGCCAGATTTGGGCTGTGAGCAGGAACCAGAGCCTGCATGGTCCCAGTCAGGAGCGTGGGAG GTGACTGCTAGGTGGCTGCTGGACCTGGAGGAATACAATGAGTGGATGAACGAGGAGGACTACCTAGCTGAGGAAGAG TACGAAACAAAGAAGATTAAGAAGAAGTTTCCAACCAAATACACCATGGATGAT TTGACTGGAGATGAGCGCAGTAAGAAGAAGAAACGCAAGAGGTCGCCCTCTCCAGTCCAGGAGAAGAAGTCAAAACGTAAAGG GAGCCGTCAGTCGATGGCGGGGTCCTCAGTGAAGAAGGGGCGGAGAGATGACGAGGAAGAGGATCTGACAGCTGACATGGAGGACCCCACACCAGAACCCAACATACAGGAGGTCCCTCTGTCCAAAACTG CACCCCGTAGCAGCAAAGACAGTGAGTTGCAGCCCCTGAAGGGAGGCACCGTGGTAGACATGGAGGAGGAGCAGGCACAGCAG GCGGGTGAAGGCGGTCACACAGATGAGCCCACTGATGCTGGTGAGACCAAGGGTGACAAGGATGAAGTAGAGGACTCGGTGACAGAGCAGACCCACCACATCATCATCCCAAGCTACGCCTCCTGGTTTGACTACAATGGCATAAACGCCATCGAGAGGAGGGCACTGCCCGAGTTCTTCAACGGCAAGAACAAGTCCAAGTCACCTGAAGT GTATTTGGCGTACCGTAACTTCATGCTGGACACCTACCGTCTCAACCCTATGGAGTATCTGACCAGTACCGCCTGTAGGAGGAACTTGGCTGGAGATGTCTGTGCAATCATGAG AGTGCATGCGTTCCTGGAGCAGTGGGGCCTGGTGAACTACCAGGTGGACTCTGAGAGTCGCCCCACAGGCATGGGTCCCCCACCAACCTCCCACTTCCACATCCTGGCAGACACACCATCCGGGCTGCAACCTGTCAACCCACCCAGGGTCAACCAG CCCTCTGCAGCCAAACAGATTGTGAATTTTGATGAAGGAAAAGATGGTGATTACAAAAAAGATATTCCAAACTTTGGTTTGCGCACAGATATCTATGGCAAAAAGAACAAG GACAAAGGCTCTGCAACGCGTACACGAGACTGGACCGACCAGGAGACGCTGCTGCTCCTGGAGGCCCTGGAGATGTACAAGGACGACTGGAACAAGGTGTCCGAACACGTGGGGTCCCGCACACAGGACGAATGCATACTGCAGTTCCTCAGGCTGCCCATAGAGGACCCGTATCTGGAGGAAGACATGGGACACCTGG GCCCACTGACGTACCAACCGCTGCCATTCTCCCAGGCAGGTAATCCTGTCATGTCTACTGTGGCCTTCCTTGCCTCCACAGTGGACCCACGTGTGGCCAGCTCAGCAGCCAAGGCAGCTCTCG AAACCTTTTCCAAGATGAAAGATGAGGTGCCTCCAGGGTTGATTGATGCCCATGTGAAGACAGTTGAGAAGGCTATTGCAGAGGGGCAGGATGTTGGACCAGAGTTCGGCCTTGAGCAGACTGGGATTGCAGGGACAGCACCAGATGAGGATGGTAGGCTTGTACAGTACAGACCTCTCTTAGGACATGGTGCAGGGACAGCACCAGATGAGGATGGTAGGCTTGTACAGTACAGACCTCTCATAGGACATGGTGCAGGGACAGCACCAGATGAGGATG GGGAGAAGAAAGAAGAAGACAAAGATAAGCCTGACGGagaggtgaagtctgagggggATACTTCTGAAGTCAAG AAAGAACCGATGGAGACAGAGGATGGAGAGAAGAAAGATGACAGTGCCAAGGAGACTGACAAGACAGAGGAAGCTAAACAG GGAGACAAGGGAGAGGATGGTAAAGCAGGAGACAAGGCTGAAGGTGAAGTCAGCAAGGAAGGGGAGGGCAAGGAGGTGGTACGCCGTATTGATGACAAAGACAAGGGAAACATCGCAACTGCAGCAGCAGCTGCCCTCTCTGCAGCAGCTGTGAAAGCTAAG CATCTGGCTGCGGTGGAGGAGCGTAAGATCAAGAGCCTGGTGGCCCTGCTAGTGGAGACTCAGATGAAGAAACTGGAGATCAAACTACGCCACTTTGATGAGCTTGAGGCCATCATGGACAGGGAGAGAGAGGCA CTGGAGCTACAGAGACAGCAGCTGCTGCAAGAGCGCCAGCAGTTCCACATGGAGCAGGTCCGGGCTGCCGAGTACCGGGCCAGGCAGATAGCCATGCAGCAGCTCTCCACCGAGCCGAAACATGCACCACAGCTTGGCGCCGGAGATG GTACAGGCGTGACTCTTGCTCCGGTCATAACCACCACGTCTCTAGGCCAGCCCTACCCCACTTCTGGGTCACCAATGACTCCCATGGGCCCCTCGGCTCAGCAGGGGTCACCGGCCCCACACTCTTCACACCTCCCCAAGGTTGACATGTCACAAG GGGACGGGGACTCCAATGCCTCAGAGCCCATGGACACACAACTCCCGCCCTCCTCTGCAGTACCAGCCACCTAG